AATATAAAATGTATGTGAGGGATTAATTGCCTAATCCTTTGCTTGCACTTTTGTTCTCGATAAGCTCAATTTTATAGCCATCTGGATCTTCAACAAAAGCGATAACGGTTGTACCACCTTTGACGGGTCCTGCTTCACGAGTGACATTTCCACCAGCTTGACGAATGTCTTCACAGGTTTTAGCAACATCATCAACACCTAATGCAATATGACCATAAGCATTACCTAAATCATATTCTGTTACGCCCCAGTTATAAGTTAACTCGATAACAGCACCTTCACTTTCATCGCTGTAACCGACGAATGC
The Providencia alcalifaciens DNA segment above includes these coding regions:
- the gloA gene encoding lactoylglutathione lyase, translating into MRLLHTMLRVTDMQRSIDFYTKVLGMRLLRTSENTEYKYSLAFVGYSDESEGAVIELTYNWGVTEYDLGNAYGHIALGVDDVAKTCEDIRQAGGNVTREAGPVKGGTTVIAFVEDPDGYKIELIENKSASKGLGN